The DNA sequence ATATCATCATCAGCACCGTGATGGCCATGTCTGGTCACTCTGCCTGGAAGAAGGTCTTCGCTCTAGGAGAGGCAGTAAATCATATCCTGAACAGTTTCATGAGCAGGGCCCCTTCATATAGCTCCTCTTGAGTCCAGAGCATTATAGTCCCCATGCTAATCATATCCTGAACAGTTTCATGAGCAGAGCTCCTTCATATAGCTCCTCTTGAGTCCAGATCATTATAGTTCCCATGCTAATCAGCAAAGCCAAAACAAACCCTCATGTGCACTTCATTTGGGAGTTGTGGAATCTGGCAACAGCAAGTACAACACATCGCAACCCAAAATGAACACAGTCCTATTTAAACAGCCATCTGGTTTGTGGCACAGAAAGTTATTGACTTTTAATATCCCATAAATCATCTGTACACAAGCAAATAAGCTACAGTCAAACACTTGAAATAGCAGTCACTGATATCACGCACACTTTTAACATTATTTGACAATTAATTACAATGAGACCCGTTTTGCATTGCGACTGTAGCACATTAGAATCCACAAGAACACAAATTTGGTCTCAGTAAAACCTGTGGTGTAGGAGTGTAAACGGTCAGGGTTCATTTAAAACTGTCAACACATCTTAGCCATGCAAATGAGGCCCTTCCCGCCCTGTTTTGCATGCGCTTGCTGGCTTATCTCCTTGTGGCGTACAGTAGCAAAACAACCGTTTGACCTCCAGGCACACGTATCCGCCGTCAGAGCGACCTGCAGACACACTCTCAGCATCATCACACCCACTAGTGCCTGTGCGTAGCCTGCTTACTTATTTTGGAATAGATActtagctccctctctctctctctctctctctctctctctttcgctctgtctctctctgactgtcgtCCGATGGTGCCTCCAGGACATCCAATCAAAATGCAGCAGTTCTGATGTCATCCGATGCAGTCGCCCCCACGCCAATGACCTCATCACATCTGTGGGTGAGATGTAGCCTACCCAGGGGACGTGggcgagagcacacacacacacacacacacacacacacacacacacacacacacacacacacacacacacacacacacacacacacaccctctcataaTAGATCACGCAGCAGAGGCGCTCTCAGCTGAAACACACTCTCCGGGGTGAACGCGAGCCCTTTTGGCATCGCTGAGAGCCGCCTGATGCATTGGCCAGAGAAATGTGCAATACAACTCACTCCTCAGACAGGGGAGACTCAGAGGATGATTCAACATCCGCGGCAGGAGCCCTGAGACGCCAGACAGTAACCCTCACAGTCTAGAGGCAGCACGACCAGAAGTACTAAGACTCACCAGCAATCTCTCAATAAGGCGAAAAGAGCAATGACATCTTTCTCCCCCAGGGATTTGCCTCCCCTTGAAACTTCTGCAAGAAGGTGCAAAGAAATGCATCAAGTAGATGAGTGTAGATGAAATAATACTGGATCTGTCTGGTGTAAACTGGTATGAAAtcagtggggtggaggggggagtaCATCATCCTTTTATTAGGATGTACATTATCCTTTTATTGTACACAGCATGGAGGTATTATGGGACATGAGACAGGGCTGTGGAGATGTACAGCTATCACAGAGGATGGTAAAGACTGCCACCTGCTGATCTAAAGTGGAAATCACACCCTCCAATGTGTGATTACCCTTTCAGTGATGATgatcactgtagcctacatagtaAGTAATACAGAACTAAGGCAAGAATAGAGAAAAAAAACGCAATAATCAATTTAAGGTGTAAAGTGTGTTAGGGTGTGAAGTGTAATCAGCTCATCTGCATATACAACTTAAGCTAAAAAGTTAAAACTGTTTTCACATCTCAACCATGCTTATATACAGTAGTTTATCCAGTGGCTAAggagcagtggtgtagtctatgtgGTGCACAGGACTACGCAGTATACCATATCATATCCTTTGGGgctgatcacagtatacccactacagctaactagactacaccactgctcaGGAGGTGGGGGAGTCTTTTAGCAACCGGATTTAGCCcctctcctcctgaccctgtcgaggtgtccttgagcaagacacttaaccccagTCTTCCTCATAAGTTGCCACCTTGCATGGCAGTGTGTCAtccatcggtgtgtgtgtgaacgcgtgGGTGTGTGCAAGGTGCTCGGAGGAGTTGAAAAAAGCGCTATTTCAATGCACTGCATTTATCATTCCTATTATGGGGCGGAGGTGGCTCAGGAAGTACAGGAGTTGTTCAGTAACTGGAAGACACGTCTTCTCCAAGGCACGGAACACCAAACCCTGGTTAGCACCTGTACATAGCAGCCTCCACCATCGgcgtgtgaaagtgtgtgtgcttttactCTGTATACACTGCTCGGAGGAGTAGAATAATGCTATATGAATGCAGTCCATTTATCATCTACCACAATTACAGAAGATGCActcaaaaacaaatgtgttgtccctatctggacacagagatgtgttaaaaaatacaagcctgtgttgttttcaacacatttgttttaagagtcaCCATTTACCAGTTACAGGAGGTGCACACTTAAAATGTATCGTTTTAAGAGTGCACCATTCACCAGTCAGagacagtgttgccagattgggcgggtgcccacccaattgggcttcttttgACTTCATGGGGTGGGGGAAGATAAGCTTTAGCCAATTTTTAGTTCAGTGGTTCTCTATGACAAAGTCGTTTTTGggggcgttttttttttgctgaagatgGCGGGTTTTTGAACGTGATTAGGCGGAAATCACTCAACCCTATCTGGCAACACTGGTCAGAGAAGGTGGGAGGACTCACATCTCTGTGACCTTGTCTCTTGGGCCCTGCACCTGCCCCACCACCGTCCCCTTATTGGTGTTCTTCACCCAGCCCACACAGCCCAGGCTCAGCCCCTCCTTCTCTgtgtactgaacacacacacacacacacacacacacacacagagagagagagagagagagagagagacttacagtacagtacttacAGTACCTTACAGAGAGTTACACTATGATATACACTtgtatgactgctttggcaacatgaatatcttatttgtcatgccaataaagcacctttaaattgaattgaattgaaaattgagagagagagagagagagagagagaactatgaAGAAATCTACCACATTTGAGTCCGATATTATTGAAAATGCTCATCAACTGTGTGGTACAACAGTAAGTAACTTACCATTCGGAAACAGACAcctaatgaaaaacaaaacattttagcCGGTGGTCATCAAATGCAAAAAAACCCCATACAATTCCTGTACATACAATTCATTTTGTGCTTATATCAGAAATAATTATGATAATGAACAATAAGATACTCTTTGAAATCCAACAACTTGTGGAATAATGCAAGACAGCATGCATACAAAACAACTACAAATCACCAAGCCAGTGCAGGTGTCCTACTCATTTGCTTCAGTTTTATGCAATTTTGGAGGAGTTACACCGCACTCACATAAGaaggtgccagacaaacaaaaacaaagaatcTTCCAAATAAATTGTCTGCACACTTCAGTCCTTATTGCAATTTTAATAGGCTGCCTAGCTTTCGGTTTTATGCAGACAGGACATATGAATATATATGCATGTTTACACATTGATGTGAGATCATTTCTTCATGTTCAAATGGGGCTACGGTATCTCATGAGCTATCTGCAGCAAGAGTCACAGTTACAGTCACTAAGCTGCATGCTTTTTGGAAGACTAAATTTAGAGGCACTGCAAAAACGGCGGCCATTTTCAAATCacaaactgtagcctacacacgtACGTCCACAAGTGCTGCTGTTCCCAAGCTTCCCCACATCCTACCTTGCACATGTCCATGGATCTCAAAATCTACGGAGCACAGGTCGGAGGACATTGTTCCCAGCGACGCAGCGTGTGCAGGCGCCAAGAGACGTGTGTATCCAGTTACAGCTGCCACTGGACGAGCTGCAAGCTATTtttaaagacagacacacacgcagtcaaGAAACCAACGATCCACGCTGGCAACCTGCACAAGCTGCATGATACAGCAACTTCTTCATTTCACAATGATTATGTGCTAGAGGTTTTCTAGAACAGATTTAGTTGCCATGGGTTCAGAAACAGCTCCACTGGCTGCTGCTCAGTGGTACTAGGTGAGACACGTCTGCAG is a window from the Sardina pilchardus chromosome 18, fSarPil1.1, whole genome shotgun sequence genome containing:
- the LOC134064171 gene encoding acylphosphatase-2-like isoform X1; amino-acid sequence: MSSDLCSVDFEIHGHVQGVCFRMYTEKEGLSLGCVGWVKNTNKGTVVGQVQGPRDKVTEMKTWLSTKGSPSSRITHADFTNERDIPQLELSGFKTRAGKLQHFMQR
- the LOC134064171 gene encoding acylphosphatase-2-like isoform X2, producing MSSDLCSVDFEIHGHVQGVCFRMYTEKEGLSLGCVGWVKNTNKGTVVGQVQGPRDKVTEMKVWLSKEGSPSSRITRAVFTNEKSIPSLEMSGFGTRF